DNA from Elusimicrobiaceae bacterium:
ATTGTGTCAATGCCCTAAATTCATTTATTTGGGGCCCACCCATGATTATTTTAATTTTTAGCATGGGTATTTATTTTACGTTCAAGTTGGGTTTTATCCAAAAACATGTATTTAAAGCGATTTCTCTTTCTTTGAGCAGTGATGAAGGAAGCGGCACCGTCAGCAGTTTTGCTTATTTAGCCATGATGATTGGCGCTACTGTAGGAACGGGCAGTATTTTGGGTGTCACCACTGCAGTGTCTGAGGGTGGACCCGGAGCTGTTTTTTGGATGATTGTAGCTGGATTTTTTAACTTCGTAATTAAATACTGCGAGTGTACGGCCACCGTCAAATATCGCCTGCATAAAGAGGGCGAATATGTGGGCGGACCGATGTATGTAATGGCGCGCGTACTTAAAATGAAATGGCTGGCTTTTATTTTTTCTATCGGCACTATTTTTATGGCCATTGTAGCAGGGGCCGCCTTACAATCAAACTCTATTGCTGATGTTTTAAGAGAAGGCTATAGTTTGAACCCTTGGATAATTGGTACTATCGTAGCCGCCTTAGCAGCGGTTATTACCATTGGCGGGGTAAAAAGAATCGCTGCCTATTCTGAATGGTTAGTACCTATCATGGGATCGGCTTATATTTCTATTGTTCTTATCATTATGTGTATGAATTTCACCAAAATTCCGCAAGCGATTGAGCTTATCATCACTTCTGCTTTCACCGGAAAAGCCGCCGTCGGAGGAGCGGCCGGCGTCACCGTTATGGCACTCTTTCAATCGGCTTTAAGTGCTATTGGTATCGGCGTGTCCAGAAGTGTGTTAAGCACAGAAGCCGGACTAGGCAGTGCTTCTATCGCCGCTTCTGCTGCGCAAACCAAGAGTGCCGTAAAAATGGGTATTATA
Protein-coding regions in this window:
- a CDS encoding sodium:alanine symporter family protein yields the protein METLLNCVNALNSFIWGPPMIILIFSMGIYFTFKLGFIQKHVFKAISLSLSSDEGSGTVSSFAYLAMMIGATVGTGSILGVTTAVSEGGPGAVFWMIVAGFFNFVIKYCECTATVKYRLHKEGEYVGGPMYVMARVLKMKWLAFIFSIGTIFMAIVAGAALQSNSIADVLREGYSLNPWIIGTIVAALAAVITIGGVKRIAAYSEWLVPIMGSAYISIVLIIMCMNFTKIPQAIELIITSAFTGKAAVGGAAGVTVMALFQSALSAIGIGVSRSVLSTEAGLGSASIAASAAQTKSAVKMGIISATSVFWTVLICTFSGLVIVLAGDWQNPNVFAANLCNSAFKTVPYLGTPVLIFSLIIFSFTTLIGWSYYGEKALQFLGGGKWAIAWRVFYVIICVIGGGLGTTFSLSWTISPDAFEVGLSTRLAWGLTVLMMTLMTLPNVYMLWKIRHKLQKETQKNLHKVL